One stretch of Saccharomonospora xinjiangensis XJ-54 DNA includes these proteins:
- the ftsX gene encoding permease-like cell division protein FtsX, translated as MRASFVFSEVFTGLRRNVTMTIAMILTTAISLGMFGGGLLFVRTIDKMKANYLDDVQVTVYLNDEISSNDPTCSSSTCTSLRQSLETNPAVESVVYENRDQAYKRFQEIFAGQPELVELARPESLPSSLQVKLVNPERSEVLVQEYSATEGVYQIDDQNKFLERFFGILNAGRNGTFIVALIAALAAVLLIANTIQVSAFTRRTEVGIMRLVGATRWYTQLPFLLEAVVAGVAGAVLGTGGLVALNYLVLDSIIGATGSVIPKIELVDILFPVAPILLGTSVLISAVTGYATLRLYVRH; from the coding sequence ATGCGTGCCAGCTTCGTCTTCAGCGAGGTCTTCACCGGTCTTCGCCGGAACGTCACGATGACCATCGCGATGATCCTCACCACGGCCATCTCGCTCGGGATGTTCGGTGGTGGTCTGCTGTTCGTCCGCACGATCGACAAGATGAAGGCGAACTACCTCGACGACGTCCAGGTGACCGTCTATCTGAACGACGAGATCAGTTCGAACGACCCCACCTGCTCCTCGAGCACGTGCACCTCGCTGCGGCAGTCGCTCGAGACGAACCCCGCCGTCGAGTCGGTGGTGTACGAGAACCGGGACCAGGCGTACAAGCGGTTCCAGGAGATCTTCGCGGGGCAGCCTGAGCTCGTCGAACTCGCCCGTCCCGAGTCCCTGCCGTCATCCTTGCAGGTCAAGCTGGTCAACCCTGAGCGCAGTGAGGTGCTTGTTCAGGAGTACTCGGCCACGGAGGGCGTCTACCAGATCGATGACCAGAACAAGTTCCTCGAACGGTTCTTCGGCATCCTCAACGCGGGGCGGAACGGGACGTTCATCGTCGCGTTGATCGCCGCTCTCGCCGCGGTGCTGCTGATCGCCAACACCATTCAGGTCTCTGCCTTCACCCGGCGTACCGAGGTGGGCATCATGCGTCTCGTCGGCGCCACCCGGTGGTACACGCAGCTGCCGTTCCTGCTGGAGGCGGTGGTCGCCGGGGTGGCTGGCGCGGTCCTCGGCACGGGTGGGCTGGTCGCGCTGAATTACCTGGTGCTCGACTCGATCATCGGGGCGACGGGCTCGGTAATCCCCAAGATCGAGTTGGTTGACATCCTCTTCCCCGTCGCGCCCATCCTGCTGGGCACGTCGGTGCTGATCTCGGCCGTGACCGGATACGCGACGCTGCGCCTCTACGTGCGGCACTAA